The genomic stretch GGAAGTAGCCATGAAGAAGACTGTGTGTCCATgcgagtgtgtgtctgtgtctaagtgtgtgtgcatgcacacatacacatgtccaccctgagcagggaggggagaaggcagggaggacacaaaagccaaaagggagagagggagggagggaagggacagaagaggGGACCAGAAGACGGAAGGGGAGGCGGGAGAAGACACGGGGATAAGGGAGGTGAAGTGTGAATGGGGTGTGAGAGATGCAAGGGGTGAGGGGGCACAGAGGTTATTGCAGGGGAGGCCAGAAGAAGGGAAAGGCATGGGGTAAAAGTTGGGAGGGGTGTGTGGTAGAGGTGGGTGatgaggggagcggggtgggatGGGAGATGGGGTGAGGGGCTGGAGGTAACTGTTGGGAgaagtggggggttgggggagtgtAGGGGTGAGCATTAGCAAGTGAGGTGTGGGGTGTGGTTTGGGAAGGGTCTAGGGCGATCTTCTAAGAGATCACAAAGGTTGTGGGGCCACTGGAATGTGGATGGGTTTGCTGGGTGTGGGCTAAAATTTGGGAAGactatggggggtgggggtgggtcagGATGGGGGTGAGGTGGTCTGGAGAGGTGTGGGCAGCATGAGGTCACTTTCCCCCTCCCACGTTTAATCCACTGTATCCTTGGCTGATCTATACACATTACCTCTTCTCTGTCCCCGTCTCTTCCCAGAAGCCCAATGCTCACATTCTTGGGCAATGAGCTTCTGTGGATTTAGAGGCTCCTCCCCAGGGGAGACTTTGCCATGGTTCCCAGGAGGCCACGTCTTGACTGCCTCCcgcttcctcccaccccccaccccagccccaaccccagcATGGAGCAGGGCACCCTCTTTGCCCGTGAGAACCCTGGGTCGGGGAGGCCGACTGTGGGCCTCTACTCCCGGCCTGCGAGCTTGGGTGACAACAGGCACCACTGCCAACTTAGAGCATGTGCCCTCTGCCCAGTGACCTGAGCTCCCTGCTCTCAGCATCAGTGTTAGCCCAGGAGTCCAGCTTGGCAGGAAAGCTGTggcaggtgggaggagaaaggaaggcagtGAGGCAGAAACAGCTGCTAGCCGGAGTAGAGGCAGAGCAAGGCCCCAGCGGGTACGGGCGGAAGGCGAGCCGCTGGCTCCGGCAGTCCCCCCTCCTCTGTGTGGAGTGTCAGGCCCCCCCGCCAGCCGTCCCCATCCAATGCCACCGTTCAGGGAGCAGGCTCGGCTCTCGGGCCTAAACCCTGCGCTGAAACAGACCTCAGAGGTCACCTGTCCAACTCCTCCCATAACCTGGAGTTAGAGTCGTCTCCATGGCATTTCCTCCAAGGGGCTGCTCGAGTCAGGCCAGCCGTTGGCCAGGATCAGGAGCTCACTTCCTCCTAGGGTAGTCTGTTCcctctttggaaggaaaaaagcTGCTAACTGAGCCACTCCGATGTGCCAGGCCTAGGTACTGTGCAGACTTGTCATTATTAATGACCTCACAGGGCTGTTATGATGAATTAgctccagtttacagatgagaaaagtgaggctcagagagttgaaGTCTctagctcaaggtcacatgggGGGTGCGGAATAGATAAAAGAGCTGGCTCTGACCCCAGGACTTTCGAACTACGAAGTCCATATGGGGCTCAGCAGGACATGCTTCTTCTGCACCATGACAACTCTTCTGGGGTTTGAAGTCAGAGACCACATCCTCCTGAGTCTCCTCTTCTCCAGGCGAAACAGCTCCTTCAGCTCTGTCCAGGAGAACCTGGGTTCCAGCCTCCTCGCCACCTGCTCAGTGTGAGAGCCAGAATGGAACGCACAGTCTGCCAGGTGGGTTCGGGCCTGTCCAGAGCAGAGTAGAACTGTCACATCCTTCCTTGGCACCAACCTTTACTTCTGTGGCCCTATGGCCGGTAAGAGAGTGAACTGTCCTTCTCTTGGGCTTCTAGCCCTTCTTGGATCAGAACTATGAGAGAAGAAGCcagggttttgttttcatttccaccaCTCCCCGTAGTCACACTGTCCTAAATTTTGAgtcagagaggggcagaggtgggggaagaggggatgGGAACCAGGCAGGGGCACagcagggctgggaggatggagggctgtgtgtgtgttgggggggagggtgagGTGGCTTTCgggcagggctgggaaggagggccaaggggaaggggaggtgagGGTTTCGGGGCTGTCGGGGCCCGGGCCCAGGTGGAGCtctggcctgggggtgggagaggccagGGTGGGGATGGGCATGGGCCTGCCTAAGTTAACATCCCCTGCCGTGTGAGAGGAAGTCAGTCGCACATTAAGGAAATGTTGCAGCTGGTACTAATTTGGGAGGTGTCACAAGCAGCAGTGAGGACAGGTATGATTCGTGGGGCCCTGCATGGCCCAAAACAGGGGCAGGCACTGCCAAGGGAGAGAACAGGGTTTCTGGAGCTGCCCAGGACCGAtctgactgagacactcaggaCAGGGCCCCAGGGATGGGGGTCACCTGGGCCTGGAGCAGAGCCTCCAAGCGTGGTTTCCAGAAGTCAGAGGAAGCCTCCTCATCCTGGCCTGGGCTATGGGCTCTCCACCCGGGAGAAGCTTTGGAGATGAGGCGTCATCTGCAAGGGATCCCATCTGGGGGAGAGGCTAGACAGGAGAGGGCTTGGAGCCTGGGGGCAGGCATGGGAATGGGCAAAAAGGACTGGGATAGAGGTGGAGTGGTggggtgaagggggaggggctgcagttTGGAGCAGAGCAGGGCTGCCTTGTCCCTCAGTGCCCATAACACGGCTGGGATCCAGAATCCTGTGGGTCTAGGCCTCAGCTGAGGGAGTGAgcgctggagaggagagggagacccCCCAGGAGGAGGCAGGCACTAGCCTCCTCCCAGCACGGGCAGCAAGAGAGCAGGCGGAGTTGacttgagagggagagcaagagagcgacAGCGACAGTGGCAAGGAGAcaaaggagagcagggagggcccTGGCCAGGGGGGGACTTGATGGGAGGCTATGGCAAAAGCATGCCTCCGCTCCTTGGCAGAACATGCAGGCTGGAGGCCTGGCACTCCTGCTTGTCGGCTAAGCAGCCTCAGGGCAAAAGGCTTGATCCCCctccctgcacctcagtttcctcatctgtaaaatggggataacggTGCTGGTATTGCCATCCTCCCTGGGCAGTTGTGATCTCGAAAGATCTGTGAGAGAGGTTAAGACCCTAAGCATAACGTCAATGTCCGGTGTCATATTATTACTGCAAAACGCTATCAGCTATCTTTTCCCACTGAAGTCTCACAGAAGCCTCAGGATGTGGGCAGAGCAAGGATTATGGGTCCTGtgttagaaatgaggaaatggaagcttaGGGAAGTGAAGTGAcgcgcccaaggtcacactgctaacAAGTGGTAGAGGTGATGAGGCCTCCTGCATCCAAGACATCAGTTGTCTTTCTCCTCCATCAAAGTGCTTGGTGAAAATAATTAATACGGGGTGTTATTATTTAGTGTGGGACCAGACAGAGCTTGGGGCCAACCACAACGTGGGAAAAGAAACCCACGGGCAAGTTGTGGTGTGGTCTCTCAGTCATCCTGGTGGCcgaagggaaggaaaatgactGGGGCCGCGGGACTGGAAGGAGGGCCACAGAGAGAGACATCCTTTATTCTCTCTGCTGTGGACCAcatccctctgctctccctgagTGTGTATCTGTGACTGACATCGAGGGTGTGTGTGGGTCTCTCTCTATGACAAAATGTGTCCTTCTTCATGTGACAGTTCTTCCGCCTGCCTGTGTGTCTCTGGCATCGTAGGGAGATAGGCGTGTGTGTGACAGGGTGTCTGCCTCGCTGGCACTGTTTGTGCATGTGACGACCTCTCTCTATCTCTGCATGACTTtgcctggggtggtggtggtgctgtaTGGCAGTGTGTGTTTGTCTATCTGTCTGTACACCTTTAAGAAGTGGAATATCTCATTTGGTAGTGTGAGTGAGGCAGTGAGTCAGCTGAGGCTGAGGGAGGCGGGAGGGAGACTGCTAGGTTACGAGAACAggaaaaaggagaatgagaaagtGAAGTCAGGAGCAAGGAGCTACCCCTTTCCTCCCCAATCCCCTGCCCAAATCCTTAAGGAGCCCACCGAGAGCGTGGCACCCTGAAGAAGTCCGCAGGGGGCACGTTCGTTGGAAAGGGGCACTTGCTGCCCCTCCCCAAGGCCTCAGAGGGAGACAAGCTAGGATAGGAGtcactgtctccctctccagctctcaGCCCCCCTGGCTCCAGGGTGAGGGAGGCCACCACCCCACCTGGTCTCCTCCTCACTTGACCCTTTGACCTTGCTAGTCTCTTTTCTCCCAACAGCAGGCCACCTGGCCAAGCTGAGCAAACAGAGCAGTGGCACCACATCCCAAATGTTTACAGCGGCCATGCACCTATTGTCCAGAATGACCCTGCCGAGGGTCAAGAAGTTTCTCCATACCTGGCTCTGCCCTAGGCAGGCCCGTTCTGCTGtggcctcccctctcctctggatGCCTGTCCCCGGCAGCCAGACAGCCAGCTTTCCCTCCACCGCTACCCCAGTGTGCTGGGAAGGCACTGGGAGTTTTGTAATGCAGCAACCCCCAGTGGTCCTCCCACGAGCCGCTTTGCCCTGTCCCCCAACTCCTTTTATCAGGGAAGAGGGGCTGGTTCCCTCCTTGGGAGAAGACAGGCATCCCTGGGCTCCACCTCAGGTCATATAAGGTCAATAGAGCCGAGTGCCCCATCAGCAGGAATGCCTCTCCTCTCACCCACTGGCAGGGGCCAAAGGGTGAGGGTTAGGTtgccaaatatttttccttccccctctggCCTTCCGCCGGCACCAGTCAGTCCCAGGACTTTCAATGCCGGCTCCGGAAAGGAAGGGGGCACCGCTGGCTGAGGATGGAGACTTGGGGGTTGCCAGATCCCTCTTTCCACCCCTTTGTCCGTGACCCCTCCCTCCTCATGCGGGGGCGGGGCACCAGGAAGCCCCAGTCCGAAGGTGCCCAAACCCCGGATTAATAGAAGTTGGCCGGGTGGTTAACTGACCTGAATCCCTGCGGCACCCCTCTCTGGGGGAGGGTCCCAAGGTAGCACTCCTAGTGCCCTACCGTGAACGGTGGGGGTGatgggaggaggtgaggtggATAGAGGGAGGCAGACCTCCTTTTCTCTCCGGGTCCCACCGCCACCGCTCCCGCCGCCGCCGAGGGAGGTATTGTGCCCGCGGACGCCAGTCCCTACCTTACAGCCTTTCGTGCAGGACCGGATTGAGTACTCTTCTGCCTGTAAGTATTTATGCAGCACGAGGTCGAACTCGTCATATTTTTCCTGAGCATGTCGGTCGAGCCGCTGGTACGCCTCGATACAGTTGCTACACACCTCCCAGGCCCCGGAGCCCGGGCTGGCCACCACGGCCAGCAGGTCCCCCAGCAGGGTGTCCAGGCTGCAGTCCAGGCTGTCGGGGCGGTCCATGCCCAGCAGCAAGTCCCAGACCGTGTAGGTGTCGCAAAAGGAGAGAGTGAAGTTCCGAAAGTGGCCTTTGAGCAAGTTTTTTTTGGCGGAGGGGAACTCGGCCGGGGCACGAGAAGGGGAGTCAGGGGGCCGCAGTGGGGGGGCTGGGGTAGTCGGTTCAAAAAGTCTCTGCAAAGATTGCAATTTGGTGCAAGCTGCGTCCAGCCCCGTGGGCTCTGGGACGCCACCGCAATCCGGCCTGGGACCGGCAGCGGGGGCGGCTTTGGTCAGGTTGCTGTATTGGGGGCCGCAGGTGCCCGGGGGCGCGCTGGGCTcgccgggcggcggcggcggcaggggcAGCACCGCGCGAGGAGGCATCGGCTGCCGCTCCCGGCCGGTCCCCCAGGGCGGCCGCATGGCGCTGCTCAGCTCCCTGGCCCGGGGCCGGGCCCCCGCACACAGCCACAGATGGTCAGCGAGCAGCACGGTGAAGAAGAGCAGGGACGCCAGGGACAGTCGCCATCGCTGCGCCCGCTCAGAGTCAGCGCAAGGTTTGTCGCTCGGCCTGGgagcccagcagcagcagcagcagcagataGTCAGCGCGGCGGCGTCTTTCCCGGGCCACATCCAAGCGCCCCTGAACATATTTCAGGGGGGTCCGGGCTGGAGGGATCAGGCAGGCGCGAGGCCGGACGGCCGTCACGGGCGGGCGAGCGGGCTGCGCGCCGCTCCGCGCTCCTCCGCGCCGTCCAGGCTCTACCTCGGGGGCTGCATGGTGAGGCAGGCAGGCCGGCCGGCCCGGGGCCCCGCTCAGGCCAGAGTCGCGGGGTGCTCTCGTGCCGTCCCCGCGCTCCTCCCGCGCTCCCTCGCTTGCAGCCCGGGCGCCGCCGCCCGGCCCGCTAGGCACTGCCCGGCGTCCCGGCGGGGGGCGGTGCGGGGCACTGGGGCGGtggcggctgcggcggcggcgcCGCACTCCTCATAGTGTCGGGCCCCTCAGCTGCCCTCAGCTCCGCGCCACTCCACTCCGCGCCGGCGGCCGCCCGGCTCGCACTCTGTTCTGGCCGTCTCGGCTCGGCGCAGCTCTGCGCCCCTCAGCGCCGCCGTGCGGGCCCGGCCACCGCGCTCCGCTCGCTCGCCCCGAGCCGCGCGGCTCCCGCCCGCCCGTCAGCCCGCCCGCCTGCTGCCTGCTCCGCGCCGCTCCCTGCCTCGCTCGCGCCCTCCTAGGCCCGCTGGCCGGCCCGCTGCCCGGCCCTTCGGGCTTCGCTCGCGCTCTGGCCGTTCGCTTGGGCCGGTCCCGGGCCGGCTCCGCTCCGGCTCCGCGCCTGCTGCTCCCGGAGTTCCGGCTCGGGCGGGCCACCTGGCTCCCGGCGGCGCCACAGGCGCCGGACGCCGACACGGGGCTTCACTTAGTGCGCCTCTCGCTTCCGTCTCCCGTTAGCACCGCTGTGGCGGCCGCCGAGCCACACGGCCCCGTGGCTCCCGCTGGCCATGCCCCCTCAGTCTGTCGCCATCTTCCGCTGTGCGGAGAACACCTTGAGAGCCCGTGTGCGAGTGTGTTTGGGGGGGAGCGGGGCGGAGAAAGAGGCACTGAGAGGAGGAGGGAGCGGGACTGGGNNNNNNNNNNNNNNNNNNNNNNNNNNNNNNNNNNNNNNNNNNNNNNNNNNNNNNNNNNNNNNNNNNNNNNNNNNNNNNNNNNNNNNNNNNNNNNNNNNNNCCATTCACTTCAGCGCCTCCGTTCATCCGCCCGTTCCCCGCGTGCACACGCCACACGCTGAGTCCCAGGCCCCGGcgctctccctcccccgcccacctGGGAGCccgcctccctccccagggcGGCCGCTCACTCTCCCCCCCGCCAAGGGCTAGGGGACTTCTGAGGGTGATTCTTggtggcaggaggcaggaggcttCTCCTTAGCGTCTCGCAGCCTCCCTGGGTCGCCTCCCCCGTCCCCGTGACTAGGCGATGCTGGAGCCGGCTGCGGATCGGACCAGTCCCGTGTCCCTAACTCAGCAGCCGCCCTCATTGCCCTGCCCGAGGCCAAGGCGGCTCCTGGTGCTGAAGGACAGCTCCCAGCTCGGCTGCCGCAGAGGACTGGGCTCCGAGAGCGCCTTGGAGGGAGGGGCAAGACGGTGGGCTACGGATGGGTAGTAGAGATAGGGTGTCGTTTCTGCCCTTAGTAAGATTTACAGCAGCCTCTCCCCCTTCCTAGCTTCCTGGCTCCCCCTACAGGCTGCTGAGAATAGCTGAGAGAGAGTTAGGGAAGCTGCGCCGCCCGGATGGAACCATGTGCTTGGGGCCCTCACAGAGTCACATGGCACTAGGAACTCAGACGTACAAACCTCCTGCCACGCCACTAACCTTGTTTGGGTTCCACCAAATCTCAGACTGGTCCTGTTGTCTACTTcctttcctcactccctcccactcccagtaACTCCCCCATTCAAATTTTTAATCAACCATCACCAGTAAAAATGTgttaatattaagaaaaacagcAATAAGGAAAATTGCCTTTATTGAGTGTATACTAGGTGCTAGGTTACTGCTCTGGGTGCCTTACACAAATTATTTcatctaatcttcacaacaatcttatgaggtaggcactattgttatcctcatttacatgtgaggaagctgaggtttaGAGTGCTGAAGTTGCCTAAGGCCACAGAACTGGTAACTGATGAAGCCAAGGCAgtaacccaggcagtctggctctagagcTCTCTTAACATTCCAGGAAAGCCCTGGAAAGATGAAGGGGTGGAAGACACAGTCCTGCCTTAAAGGAAATTGTAGTCTAcgggaggaaaagaaagcaggtaATTTGGCTAATGGGAGGATTCATGGGCTGGAGACTTGGGTTCAAGCAATAGTTCTACCACTGAACATAGCATGTGTCCTTGAGAGAGTCCTTTCTtcctctgagtcttggttttccCCTAACACGAGGGGATAccaagggttaaatgagataggTGGGGATCACTAGCACTACtcggggtgggctggggtgggtgcATGAACGGTTTCTGGAAGAGTGAAAATTTGAGCTGGTTCTTAAAGAAATAGCAGgatttgggtgggggtgggaagggagttCCACTTAAGAGGAATGCAGTTGAATGTTTCAGGGATGAGGAGGAGCCCTGTGTGATTCTGAAGCCACAAGTGTGACAGTTTGGCTGTATTGGTGGTGAAAGCTTGTGGGGAAGGGAGTAGAGGGATATGAGACAAGGAACAAAACTGTCAGGCATTTGGGAGgccttattcattcattatgtTCCAAGTACTATGCTGGGGACTAGGTAGGAGACTGAAGGGGACTAGGTAGGCATGGCTCCACCCTTGAGACGCTCACAGTTGAATTAGGGATgcagacatttttttaattaaaaaaaaatttttaaaagattttatttattaatttgacagagagagagacagcgagagagggaacacaagcagggggagtgggagagggagaagcaggcttcccgctgagcagggagcccgatgcggggctcgatcccaggaccctgggaacatgaccttagccgaaggcagatgcttaatgactgagccacccaggagcccggatgcagacattttaaagaagaaattgcaACCCTGTGCAATAAGGATAAATatgagtgggaggaaggagaggtttTCCTCCCATAAGGGAAAGGACTGATCAACTCTGCCGGCTTCCCTCAGAGACAACTTTGCACACAGCCACATGAGTTgggggcattcattcattcatttggcaaaCACCTTTTGAAGATCTGTTATGTTCCAGATGCTGTACTAGGCACCAGAGATATGGGCATGAGTAAAATATGCCTTGGGCTGAAGGAGTTCAGTTGAAGTCTTAGGGATGAGTAAGAATTGGCTAGACAGATAGGAGAGAAGGTGGTGTGTGAAGGatgtcccaggcagagggaatgtcATGTGTAACGGCCCAGGAGCAAAGCCAAGAATGGCATGTTCAGAAACCTGCAAAGTAGTTCATTGTGAATAGGTGTGAAATAGGAGCACTGCCAAAGATGAGGCTGAGGATTTGGCAGGAGCCAAGTCATGAAGGGCCCTGGGTGTTGTGCTAAGTAGTTTGGACTTTATCCCAGGGGTACTAAGAGCCACAGAAGAGGCTGAAAGGTTTTCAGCAGGAGGTGACAcaatcagatttgtatttttagaaGATTCATTTGGCTGCAGGATGGAGATTgggtaggggcagggggagactTGAGGCAGGGAAACTGGTTAGGAGACTGGTTAGTAGTTCATATGAGAGGTGTTAAGGGCTAAACAAAGCAGCAGTAGGGGTAAAGAGAAGAAATACACATGGGAGGGAAATGACAGGTAGAATTAAAAGGACCTAGGGCTGGCCTAGATGCAAGGAATAAAGTAGGGCCTGAAGGAAGATGAAACCGAAGGGTTCGAGTCAGTGACATTGGCATGACTGCCCCTGCCTCCCTAGGAACTGTCTTTCCAGAGCCATTCTTTGTTTAGCCCTTGGAGGGTTCAGTGTTCTGTTTAACAAAGAAGGCTAATCGCTTACAGATACCTGCTTCGGAGCTGATTGGCAGGGCCACAGTGATTGACACCCTTGAATGCCAATGAAAGAGCAGCCTGCCAGGCCTAGGCTCTCAGCTCTGAGCACCTCTGGAGCTTTCTGTGAGAAGTCACTCAGACaagactccctccctcccccagcacaccCAGGGCGAAAAGTGTCTCACAAAGGTCCATTTATCACAGGAGCACAATATAACAATAACTTACCTACACAGTACCTGCCGCACACAAAGGAGAAGTAGTAGCATACCAGCGGTCAGAGCAagctctcattctctcgctctagAGGACACAAGAAATTGGGATTGGGGAAAGGAAGGCATTGGCCTCTAATCAGGCCCCTGGAGCAGAATAGCCAGGTGGGGAGCAGGACTGCTGCTCCCCAGAACCGGTGGGCCCTGGCCAGCCTTCCTCCCAGCCCTTTTTCTCTACCTGCTCCAGGTTAGCAGAGGCTAAGGCTGGAGGATAAGGGTGGGTCACTTCTGATGGGATCCAGACTGCCCAGCAAGAGTGATAGAGTGCCCCCAAATCTGGTAGGGGGGAGACAACTTGGGgtagaaggaggaagggaaggtttTCCACTGTGAAATTCTGACaattaggaagaagaaaaagtgggAGCCTTTTAAAGAGACCAATATGGTTACAACAGGGAGCTTTCTGTTAAGCTCAGATCTTAAAAGGTCATaggaaaaagatggaaacaagAGCTTGCAATTAAGGCTGAATCTAAGAACCTGTAAGAAGAGTGTCAGGATGGCTAAAGCACAGCTTGAACTAAAGCTTGTTGGGCTCTGCCTGGATCCCACCCTCtgtgccccttcctcccttcataTAGGTGGAGTACTTTCCCTCCCTCCCGCAGGCTACACCTGTCCTAAGACAGGAAAGATGGAAGTAACCTCACCCTGTATACTGGAACTCAGCATCAAGTAGCCCCTTTGCTACCAGTCTGAGTCTTATCTCAGGTTTCCACTGAGCCTCTATCTCATTGCTCAGCTTGATCCCTGGCCTTCTGTCTCCTTGTCCTGTGGCTGAGTCCCCCAGTCAGAGACCCTGCCTGACCACCAGTCCCCTATCAAGTCCTAGGCCCAGTATGTTCTTTAATCCACCATCTAGGGAGAAAGTCCTGACCCCAAGCCTCCACCCAGTGTCTGAGGCCTAATGGCCTACTGATGGACTCCTCTGACCCCAACTGCCCACTTGTATTTCTAAGTGTCTAAATTCTTGAACTCGTGTTAGCTCTCCATTTGGATCCCCAGTTTTCCTATATGGTAACCCTATGTCATTTAGGTATGCTTTTGGTTGCAAATAATAGACAGCTCTACAATAGTGGCTATTATTTGTCTTGTGTACCAAAAATTCCCTGAATACATGGTCCAGGGCTGGTATGGCAGTTCAACAATGCCATCAAGGccctggctttttgttttgtttttaagattttatttatttatttgtgtgagagagagagaatgagagagcacaagtgggggagtggcacgtagagggagaagcaggctcccctctgagcaaggtgcccgatgtggggctcaattccaggaccctgggatcccaggaccctgggatcatgacctgagccaaaggcagacacttaaccgactgagccacccaggcgtcccaaggcaCTGGCTTTTCATCTCTACCGTCCTTAAGGTAGGTTTGCTTTTTGTCTTCTGGTCATAAAACACCTGCTAAAGCTCTGGATCTCGTGTCTTCATAATagacaggaggaaggggaaaCAGTCGcatcatttgagagagagagagacagagagagcactggAGCCAGGAAAGAGGCggatgaagagggagaagcagactcctgctgagcggggagaaTGAtttggggatcgatcccaggacctggagatcatgacctgagccaaaggcagacgtttaactgactgagccacccagctgccccagaatTTGGCTTTTCATTAAGAGTGGAACACTCTCCCCAGTGACGTCTACCTACATCTCTTTGACTAGAACTATGTCATAAGGACACTCCCAGCTGCAAAGGAAGCCTGAAAGTCCACTGCTTTTAGCTGGacacattgctgctctgaacaaaGTTGGGATTCTGTGagtaaggaagaagaaggaaatctttATTGGGTAGGCAGCTGGTAGCATCTGCCATGAACCCCAACCACCAGCTGCTTGCCTGGACTGCCCTTCCTTTATACTAAACCCCTCATACACTGGGCTCTGATTGCTAGACTTGACTTCCTTTCAGTAACTACAGCTGGTTTGTTCCTCTAGCACAGGATAGAAGAGACCTGCCTGGTTTAACAACAGCACATGTGAAAAAGACGTTGATTTGATTATAAAGTCAATACGAGCCAACAGAGTGATGATGCTGCCAAAAGAACTAATTAGATTTTAGGCTGCATTAATAGAAGTATAGAACtagaacaagagaaaagatgGTTCTGCCCTTCTCTATACTTGTCACATCCAACCTGGAGCACTGTGCTCTATTCATCACTAACTCCTATCTATTTTACCTCTCAAAAAGGGATACATTGACAAAGTACAAAGTGTCCAAAGGTGGGTCACTAGGCTGGTGCACCAGCAGCCACATTGTATGAGGAACAGTTGAAGGACCTAGGCTTAATTGGTCTAGAGGTAAAGAGACCCAGGGAAGAACCCCCACAGGGGAAGGATCAGAAGTAGTTATTCAAGTTAGGGTTCAGAGTCAAGATGATTACAGCAAGCAGGGTAGTGT from Neomonachus schauinslandi chromosome X, ASM220157v2, whole genome shotgun sequence encodes the following:
- the NALF2 gene encoding transmembrane protein FAM155B; translated protein: MFRGAWMWPGKDAAALTICCCCCCWAPRPSDKPCADSERAQRWRLSLASLLFFTVLLADHLWLCAGARPRARELSSAMRPPWGTGRERQPMPPRAVLPLPPPPPGEPSAPPGTCGPQYSNLTKAAPAAGPRPDCGGVPEPTGLDAACTKLQSLQRLFEPTTPAPPLRPPDSPSRAPAEFPSAKKNLLKGHFRNFTLSFCDTYTVWDLLLGMDRPDSLDCSLDTLLGDLLAVVASPGSGAWEVCSNCIEAYQRLDRHAQEKYDEFDLVLHKYLQAEEYSIRSCTKGCKAVYKAWLCSEYFSVTQRECQRWVPCKQYCLEVQTRCPFILPDNEEMVYGGLPGFICTGLLDTSPKRPETKCCDVQWVSCESEKKKFKETEAPKTHHQQFHHSYFHHYHQQYHHYHPRHEPPGHISHKPSLLPVSGGSRLSPSRIRLYVLVLMLLHTMVSFSSSQGGGGLGLEALPALDEGLTREE